A region of Candidatus Roizmanbacteria bacterium DNA encodes the following proteins:
- a CDS encoding VOC family protein → MVTNIFVNLPVKNLTVSMDFFKKIGFTFNEQFTDETAAGLVLSEGHYVMLLTHEKFNSFVKKEIADTSKVIESITAFQVESHEEVDTLMEKVLEAGGKEQRDPYDYGFMYGRAFYDPDGHTWEVFFMDISKMPEKEELQ, encoded by the coding sequence ATGGTGACGAATATTTTTGTAAATCTTCCGGTAAAAAATCTGACTGTTTCAATGGATTTTTTTAAAAAAATCGGTTTTACGTTTAACGAACAGTTTACTGATGAAACGGCCGCAGGATTGGTGCTTAGTGAAGGACATTATGTCATGCTCCTGACCCATGAGAAATTCAACAGTTTCGTAAAAAAGGAAATTGCTGATACATCAAAGGTTATAGAGTCAATAACTGCATTTCAGGTTGAAAGCCATGAAGAAGTAGATACTCTTATGGAAAAGGTACTTGAAGCCGGCGGTAAAGAGCAGCGCGACCCTTATGATTACGGATTTATGTATGGGCGGGCTTTTTACGATCCGGACGGTCATACATGGGAAGTATTCTTTATGGATATCAGTAAAATGCCGGAAAAGGAGGAATTACAATGA
- a CDS encoding DEAD/DEAH box helicase, whose amino-acid sequence MSVDPQMLIKKAEPQIKRDYVATHSFADFKLHPIIEKNISNKGYTAPSPIQDQVISTILEGRDVIGLASTGTGKTAAFLLPIIQKIVNDPQQKAIVITPTRELALQIMDEARAFAQGTRCFSTLVIGGVSISRQIRDLRRNPNIVVGTPGRIKDLTERRALYLDQYKTIVLDEVDRMLDMGFIHDISHIISLLPQKRHSLFFSATMTQKAKMVAARFLTNPITVEVASQKASTNVDQDIVRISGQNKVDVLHDLLIKPGFDKVLVFGRTKHGMERLYKQLRDRGFETATIHGNKSQSQRQRALDAFKQNRIRILLATDVASRGIDIDNVSHVINYELPETYDDYIHRIGRTGRADKTGVALTFID is encoded by the coding sequence ATGAGTGTGGATCCGCAAATGCTTATTAAAAAAGCGGAGCCTCAAATCAAGCGCGATTATGTTGCCACTCATTCATTTGCAGATTTCAAACTGCATCCGATTATTGAAAAAAATATTTCAAACAAGGGATATACGGCACCTTCTCCTATTCAGGATCAGGTTATTTCGACAATTCTTGAAGGTCGTGATGTGATCGGTCTTGCCTCAACGGGCACCGGGAAAACAGCAGCATTTTTGCTGCCGATCATTCAAAAGATAGTCAATGACCCGCAGCAGAAAGCGATCGTTATTACCCCGACCCGTGAACTGGCACTCCAGATCATGGACGAAGCAAGAGCATTCGCACAAGGCACCAGATGCTTCAGCACTCTTGTCATCGGAGGAGTATCAATCAGCCGGCAGATCCGTGATCTCCGACGGAATCCGAACATTGTGGTAGGGACACCGGGTCGTATCAAAGATTTGACGGAACGTCGCGCCCTTTATCTTGATCAGTACAAAACAATCGTGCTTGATGAAGTAGACAGAATGCTTGATATGGGATTTATTCATGATATTTCCCATATTATCTCGTTACTGCCTCAAAAAAGGCATTCACTTTTCTTTTCGGCGACGATGACTCAAAAGGCAAAGATGGTTGCAGCACGGTTTCTCACCAATCCGATAACGGTTGAAGTAGCCAGCCAAAAAGCCTCAACCAATGTCGATCAGGACATCGTCAGAATTTCAGGACAGAATAAAGTAGATGTTCTGCATGATTTGCTGATCAAACCGGGATTTGACAAAGTGCTGGTATTCGGCCGTACCAAACACGGTATGGAACGCCTGTATAAGCAGCTGCGAGACCGCGGTTTCGAAACGGCGACAATTCACGGCAATAAGTCACAAAGTCAAAGACAGCGTGCTCTTGATGCTTTTAAACAGAATCGTATACGCATACTGCTTGCAACTGACGTCGCTTCACGCGGAATAGATATTGATAATGTGTCTCATGTCATCAACTATGAACTTCCGGAGACCTACGATGATTATATTCATCGTATCGGCCGTACCGGTCGTGCGGATAAAACTGGAGTGGCGCTGACATTCATTGACTGA
- a CDS encoding cytochrome b5 domain-containing protein — translation MPKQKKTSNPMISLNTVVVVFVSFVIGFGLGAKVMQTQTKSAEKMTEPSPTPVTEYTLEEIAKHNTKADCWQAIDGTVYDFTSYIASDEHPGGGAMIKDCGTDASENFANKPPHSEYARSLLPDYEIGKLK, via the coding sequence ATGCCAAAACAGAAAAAAACCTCAAACCCTATGATCTCACTGAATACAGTTGTGGTCGTTTTTGTATCTTTCGTCATCGGTTTCGGACTTGGTGCAAAAGTAATGCAAACTCAGACAAAATCGGCAGAAAAAATGACGGAGCCGTCACCGACTCCTGTGACGGAGTACACATTGGAAGAAATTGCAAAGCACAATACAAAAGCGGACTGTTGGCAGGCAATTGACGGTACGGTCTATGACTTTACTTCATATATCGCATCTGATGAACACCCGGGCGGAGGGGCTATGATTAAAGATTGCGGGACCGATGCATCTGAAAATTTCGCCAATAAGCCGCCGCACTCTGAATATGCGCGTTCACTTCTTCCCGACTATGAAATCGGAAAGCTGAAATAA
- a CDS encoding SRPBCC family protein has product MDTQPITVQTIINAPMDKVWNYWTEPDHITRWAFASDDWEAPSAENDVRVGGKFKTVMAAKDKSTSFDFTGEYTEVEEHGRIEYDMDDGRHVSVIFETVPDGVKVTETFDPESENSRELQQQGWQAIMDNFKKHVENS; this is encoded by the coding sequence ATGGATACTCAACCAATCACCGTACAAACAATCATCAACGCTCCTATGGATAAAGTCTGGAACTACTGGACAGAGCCTGATCATATTACACGTTGGGCATTTGCTTCCGATGACTGGGAGGCTCCTTCTGCCGAAAATGATGTTCGGGTTGGCGGGAAATTCAAAACGGTGATGGCAGCAAAAGATAAAAGTACCAGTTTTGACTTTACGGGAGAATATACCGAGGTAGAAGAACATGGACGGATAGAATATGACATGGATGACGGTCGACATGTCTCTGTCATTTTTGAGACAGTTCCTGATGGCGTAAAAGTCACAGAGACCTTTGATCCTGAATCTGAGAACTCACGTGAGCTTCAACAGCAGGGTTGGCAGGCGATTATGGACAACTTTAAAAAACATGTAGAAAACAGTTGA
- a CDS encoding ATP-binding protein: MSIVGAESTGKTTLAVALAKHYQTCWVPEYGRTYTEGRIYAKQEEWETWEFVHIAKQQNAFEDALEKDANDVLICDTDAFATGIWHEKYLGTVSEDVQKQYKDRNYHLYILTDPDTPFSQDEIRVGEDSRHWMHERFIDELTKEKKKYIVVKGNEQERLQLAVKEIDGLSV; the protein is encoded by the coding sequence ATCTCTATTGTAGGCGCTGAATCCACAGGCAAAACGACGCTTGCTGTCGCTCTTGCCAAACATTACCAAACATGCTGGGTGCCGGAGTATGGAAGGACATATACCGAAGGTCGTATCTATGCAAAACAGGAAGAATGGGAAACATGGGAGTTTGTGCATATTGCAAAACAACAAAATGCATTTGAAGATGCTCTGGAAAAAGATGCAAATGATGTTCTGATTTGTGACACCGATGCGTTTGCGACGGGGATATGGCATGAAAAATATCTGGGAACCGTATCTGAAGACGTTCAAAAACAGTACAAAGACAGAAATTATCACCTCTACATTCTCACTGATCCGGATACTCCGTTTTCACAGGATGAGATCCGTGTAGGGGAAGACAGCCGTCACTGGATGCATGAACGCTTTATCGATGAACTAACAAAGGAAAAGAAAAAGTATATAGTAGTTAAAGGAAATGAGCAGGAAAGACTCCAGCTGGCAGTAAAAGAAATTGATGGATTGAGTGTTTGA
- a CDS encoding IS1595 family transposase, protein MVCNNRPISKYKRKKILWCFAHDLSATQTSGILGLNRNTVNKYYNNIRQLIYHHQVHQMQRYVGGEIEIDESYFGPRRMRGKSSKRGRGTSFKQVVFGIYERQGRVFTRIIPNCKRRTLHAVMKGKIDLNSTVYSDSWSGYNGLVDVGYDKHLRINHKKNEFSNTKGVHINGIESFWSFCKRRLVKFNGVKKNFPLHLKECEWRWSKSPSILYNELLQIVNVLV, encoded by the coding sequence ATGGTTTGTAACAATAGGCCGATATCAAAATACAAGAGAAAAAAGATACTATGGTGTTTTGCACACGATCTGAGTGCTACACAGACCTCTGGTATTTTGGGTCTCAACCGCAATACAGTCAACAAATATTACAATAATATTCGTCAACTCATATATCATCACCAAGTGCACCAGATGCAACGATATGTTGGTGGTGAGATAGAAATTGATGAATCATACTTTGGACCTCGAAGGATGAGAGGCAAGTCAAGTAAAAGAGGTCGTGGGACGTCATTTAAGCAGGTAGTATTTGGGATATATGAGCGTCAAGGACGTGTATTTACTCGTATCATTCCAAACTGTAAAAGAAGAACGCTACATGCTGTTATGAAGGGAAAGATTGACTTGAACAGTACTGTATATTCAGATTCGTGGAGCGGATACAACGGACTTGTTGATGTCGGGTATGACAAACATTTGAGAATCAATCACAAGAAAAATGAGTTCTCAAATACAAAAGGGGTCCATATCAATGGCATAGAGTCATTCTGGTCCTTTTGTAAAAGACGTCTCGTTAAGTTCAATGGTGTAAAGAAAAACTTTCCATTACACTTGAAAGAGTGTGAATGGAGATGGAGCAAATCCCCATCGATCCTTTACAATGAACTATTACAAATTGTTAATGTGCTAGTCTAG
- a CDS encoding permease, whose translation MDIFRPLQLFADLATYGWLNLGRQSYLGSAVNFFIYDVLKIGLLLVVINYFMAITRYYFPMEKVRDMLTKRRWFGLDYLFAAALGVITPFCSCSSIPLFIGFVGAGIPLGVTFAFLISSPLVNESSLYLFPAMFGMKVTVLYNLVGIAVAVLGGMLVHRLRVEKYVKQELLKFKSRKQVEEEHGGLALPPKELLGYFWKDGMAITKEVFPYVVLGVGIGALIHGFVPAHLVEQYLAVETWWTVPLATLFGSPLYANSVSVIPVMEALVLKGVPLGTALAFMTAIVTVSIPQAMILKKVMKWELLTLFFGITIIGIMVMGYLFNWIL comes from the coding sequence ATGGATATTTTTAGACCCTTACAACTTTTTGCTGATCTTGCCACCTACGGGTGGCTCAATTTAGGCAGGCAGTCTTATTTGGGCAGTGCTGTCAATTTCTTCATTTATGATGTTCTAAAAATCGGATTGCTTTTGGTGGTTATCAACTACTTCATGGCGATTACCCGCTACTATTTCCCGATGGAGAAAGTGCGGGATATGCTTACCAAAAGACGCTGGTTTGGGTTGGATTATCTATTTGCTGCCGCACTGGGTGTTATCACTCCGTTTTGCTCCTGCTCTTCTATACCGCTTTTTATTGGCTTTGTGGGTGCAGGAATCCCTTTGGGGGTGACTTTTGCCTTCCTGATCAGCTCTCCACTGGTTAATGAGTCCTCTTTATATCTGTTTCCTGCAATGTTTGGTATGAAGGTAACTGTTTTATATAACCTGGTTGGTATTGCTGTGGCAGTTCTGGGAGGAATGTTAGTTCATCGGTTGCGAGTTGAAAAATATGTCAAACAAGAACTATTGAAGTTTAAATCCAGAAAACAAGTCGAGGAAGAACATGGAGGATTGGCATTACCCCCCAAAGAACTCCTGGGTTATTTTTGGAAAGACGGCATGGCAATTACCAAAGAAGTGTTTCCTTATGTGGTCTTGGGGGTTGGTATCGGAGCTTTGATTCATGGTTTCGTCCCTGCCCATCTGGTGGAACAATACTTGGCAGTCGAAACTTGGTGGACAGTTCCTTTAGCAACACTTTTTGGGTCTCCTTTGTATGCTAATTCGGTTAGTGTTATTCCTGTAATGGAGGCTTTAGTCCTTAAGGGTGTGCCTCTGGGAACAGCGCTGGCTTTTATGACGGCGATTGTGACTGTTTCTATCCCTCAAGCGATGATTTTAAAAAAAGTCATGAAATGGGAACTATTGACTTTATTTTTCGGAATTACAATCATCGGCATTATGGTCATGGGTTATTTATTTAACTGGATTTTATAA
- a CDS encoding TM0996/MTH895 family glutaredoxin-like protein has translation MKIQVLGSGCPTCKKLYELTQQAVKELNLNEEVEYITDVSKIIEMGVMSSPVLAVDGKPVMVGFLPDVEKVKSLLKEAQK, from the coding sequence ATGAAAATCCAAGTCTTAGGTTCAGGCTGTCCTACTTGCAAGAAGCTGTATGAACTAACTCAGCAAGCGGTCAAAGAGCTCAATCTTAACGAGGAGGTTGAGTATATTACCGATGTCTCAAAGATCATTGAAATGGGAGTAATGTCCAGCCCTGTTCTTGCCGTTGACGGAAAGCCTGTCATGGTTGGTTTCTTACCCGATGTAGAGAAAGTTAAGAGTCTTCTTAAGGAGGCGCAGAAGTAA
- a CDS encoding helix-turn-helix transcriptional regulator — protein MGSYSCCSPSSKESKQVESLSSLLKLVSEESRLKLLCILRRGEHCVCELMEHVDMSQSLISHHLKDLKDAGVVTDNKQGLRVYYSLTDKGKQITNLLFKISEKGVAL, from the coding sequence ATGGGTTCATACAGTTGTTGCTCACCATCAAGTAAGGAATCAAAACAAGTCGAGTCGTTATCCTCACTTCTTAAGTTGGTGTCCGAGGAAAGCCGTTTAAAGCTCTTGTGCATTCTTCGCCGAGGGGAGCATTGTGTGTGTGAGCTGATGGAGCATGTAGATATGTCCCAGAGCCTGATTTCCCATCACCTCAAGGATTTAAAGGATGCTGGTGTTGTTACGGACAACAAGCAGGGTTTGCGGGTGTATTACTCGCTTACCGATAAAGGCAAGCAGATTACCAATTTGTTATTTAAGATTTCTGAAAAGGGGGTGGCTTTATGA
- a CDS encoding helix-turn-helix domain-containing protein yields MPKKNTTLPKLLTIKQASEILNVHVETLRRWDKRGKLKAIRVNERGDRRYRPEDIEKLMKI; encoded by the coding sequence ATGCCGAAGAAAAACACGACATTGCCAAAGTTGCTAACAATAAAACAGGCTTCAGAGATCCTGAATGTGCATGTGGAGACTTTAAGGCGTTGGGACAAGCGCGGGAAACTCAAAGCCATAAGGGTAAACGAGCGAGGAGACAGGCGCTATCGACCAGAAGACATAGAAAAATTAATGAAAATATAA
- a CDS encoding DEAD/DEAH box helicase family protein, with product MSNLYQQLKSDVINWRQQGYPSSYPVIATILNFNKNNFLRQAQFEALETYWYLRLVKNTPNIFELYKEYFQGKDLLKALGISLSEEDLTDLLLAGGGIDAIFEKVKTDNVFVKKYKLEALRETLTLPYPSYILALAMGAGKTILIASIIATEFAMALEYQEKDGIFVRNALVFAPGKTILGALKEIADTPYDKILPARFYKSFVTNVKFTYTRDGEKDIPVIRGSSFNVIVTNTEKIRLQKNSIPKSFLGTQLSLGLEEAKELVANLRLQSITSLPHLAVFSDEAHHTYGQALAEDLKRVRQTINYISEKTNLLAVVNTTGTPYFQRQLLRDVIYWYGLSQGIEDGILKEVRGNIVAYKEVSEEDFVIDIVKDFFQEYKDVRVNNGEYAKLAIYFPQVDDLDQAKPIVEQTLISLKLDPSVVLPVHNKSPEDIKDLFDNRINDPHLPYRVFLLVNKGTEGWNCLSLFATALARKLSSSNNFVLQAASRCLRQVNGNTKKAKIYLSKANVSVLDRQLQETFGEGLDDLNRAKTDTYPVKITLKKLEIEPVIIKKLIQKIVPENDASTTLKVEKPKSDAVEGLEKTVYTMSKTQRKGVLVEVDSEKSKPRDVKVDLYQAAVLLAHTYRLDSLEIYKLLAPLYPDGEMSAVDLELVRLQLEKQVIKYKVTTETIEEALALIKTKGFEEEVEDGKTSYVTHIRVNKDNLEKYVLDTDTYKKKAGQMPLFGFHYDPYNFDSEDERAFFEQILDKLGEDPDNVEDIYFTGALTDREKTDFAFEYKDNKGDWHSYTPDFLIRKKDGKSLIVEVKGKPYRNEAAEKEMKQLEAINPDKIKYELLLLEEGESVFGKVTPVFNWIYQAQK from the coding sequence ATGAGCAACTTATATCAACAATTAAAATCAGATGTAATTAACTGGAGACAGCAGGGTTATCCCTCCTCCTACCCTGTTATTGCAACCATCCTAAACTTCAATAAAAATAATTTTCTAAGACAAGCACAATTTGAGGCACTCGAAACTTACTGGTATTTGCGACTGGTTAAAAACACCCCCAATATCTTCGAGCTTTATAAAGAATACTTCCAAGGCAAGGATCTCCTGAAAGCTCTTGGAATTTCTCTGTCAGAGGAGGATCTGACCGATTTGTTGCTAGCTGGAGGCGGAATAGATGCAATCTTCGAAAAGGTAAAAACTGATAATGTCTTCGTTAAGAAGTATAAGCTTGAAGCTTTAAGAGAAACCCTCACCCTTCCATACCCAAGCTACATCTTGGCTTTGGCAATGGGAGCAGGAAAAACAATCCTTATTGCCTCCATCATTGCCACTGAGTTTGCAATGGCTCTAGAGTATCAAGAGAAAGACGGTATTTTTGTCAGAAACGCTCTGGTATTTGCGCCAGGCAAGACCATCCTTGGAGCATTGAAGGAAATTGCCGATACTCCATACGACAAGATCCTGCCTGCACGCTTCTACAAATCATTTGTAACCAATGTGAAGTTTACCTATACCAGGGATGGCGAAAAGGACATTCCCGTCATTCGAGGCAGTTCCTTTAATGTTATCGTCACCAACACCGAGAAAATCAGACTACAAAAAAACAGTATTCCCAAGTCATTTCTCGGCACACAACTGAGCCTAGGATTAGAAGAAGCCAAAGAGCTGGTTGCCAATCTGCGCTTACAATCAATCACCTCCTTGCCTCACTTAGCCGTCTTTTCAGACGAAGCGCATCACACCTACGGACAAGCATTAGCAGAGGATCTCAAGCGGGTGCGCCAGACCATTAACTACATCAGTGAAAAAACCAATCTTCTGGCAGTTGTTAACACCACAGGCACGCCTTACTTCCAAAGACAGCTCCTGCGAGATGTTATTTACTGGTATGGACTCTCCCAGGGCATTGAGGATGGCATTCTCAAGGAAGTCCGAGGCAACATTGTTGCTTACAAAGAGGTTTCAGAGGAAGACTTTGTTATCGATATCGTCAAAGACTTCTTTCAGGAATACAAAGATGTTCGAGTCAATAACGGCGAATACGCAAAACTGGCAATCTACTTCCCTCAGGTTGATGACCTAGACCAGGCTAAACCAATCGTTGAGCAAACGCTCATCTCTCTGAAACTAGATCCATCAGTTGTCTTACCAGTCCACAATAAATCACCAGAAGACATCAAAGACCTCTTTGACAACCGCATCAACGACCCGCACCTGCCTTACAGGGTGTTCTTGCTAGTCAACAAAGGCACTGAAGGGTGGAACTGTTTGTCCTTATTTGCCACCGCACTTGCAAGGAAACTCTCTTCCAGCAATAACTTTGTGCTTCAGGCAGCCAGCAGGTGCTTGAGGCAGGTCAATGGCAATACCAAGAAAGCCAAGATTTATCTCTCCAAAGCCAATGTCTCAGTGCTCGACCGCCAGCTTCAGGAAACCTTTGGTGAGGGCTTGGATGACCTCAATCGAGCCAAGACCGATACTTACCCAGTTAAGATTACTCTCAAAAAACTAGAAATCGAACCAGTTATCATCAAGAAGCTTATCCAAAAGATCGTCCCAGAAAACGATGCATCTACCACCTTGAAGGTGGAGAAGCCCAAATCTGACGCCGTAGAGGGGCTTGAGAAGACTGTTTACACCATGTCCAAAACCCAGAGGAAAGGCGTCCTGGTTGAGGTTGATAGCGAAAAATCAAAGCCCAGAGATGTAAAGGTTGATTTATACCAGGCAGCAGTCCTGCTTGCCCATACTTATCGCCTTGACTCTCTAGAGATTTATAAGCTCCTTGCACCTCTTTACCCAGATGGAGAGATGTCTGCTGTTGACCTAGAGCTTGTCCGTTTACAACTAGAAAAGCAAGTTATCAAATACAAAGTCACTACGGAGACAATCGAAGAAGCCCTGGCACTTATCAAGACCAAAGGCTTTGAGGAAGAAGTCGAAGACGGCAAGACCTCCTATGTTACCCACATTAGGGTCAATAAGGACAATCTAGAAAAGTATGTCTTGGATACCGACACTTATAAAAAGAAGGCGGGTCAAATGCCTTTGTTTGGTTTCCACTATGACCCTTACAACTTCGATTCAGAAGACGAACGAGCTTTCTTTGAACAAATATTGGACAAACTCGGCGAAGATCCAGATAATGTTGAGGATATTTACTTTACAGGGGCACTCACGGATAGGGAGAAAACAGACTTTGCGTTTGAATATAAAGACAATAAAGGCGACTGGCATTCATACACACCTGATTTCTTGATCAGAAAGAAAGACGGCAAGTCGCTTATAGTCGAAGTCAAGGGTAAGCCATACAGAAACGAGGCAGCAGAAAAGGAAATGAAACAACTAGAGGCGATAAATCCTGATAAAATTAAATATGAACTCCTGCTCTTAGAGGAAGGTGAATCGGTGTTTGGTAAAGTAACGCCAGTCTTTAATTGGATTTACCAAGCCCAAAAATAA
- a CDS encoding site-specific DNA-methyltransferase, with the protein MTNDTNKKIKIGTPNGRPMLTWVNKRPLESVTGYPTQLTESFGDKEALKVPEYGKLEKNWHNLLFHGDNKEVLASLLELGFRGKVDLIYIDPPFASNKDYMRKVELRGLKSLGRLEEDSESIIQQTMYEDIWKRDEYFQFIYERLILLKELLAETGSIYVHLDYRMVHYIKVLLDEIFGEDGLKAEIIWNYETGGVNKNEYGKKHDSILFYTKSDKFTFNAQDILEKRGEEVLRRLATGVESATRAKNELRLPTDVWRIPAINAMALERMDYATQKPEALLEKIIKASSDQGDLVMDCFIGSGTTCAVAQKLARRWIGVDVNKGAIQVTSKRLQKIIKEQQKKLIDGQISKALGIYKVNNYDLRILKTEAKELAIQQYGITRTKTETFFDGLRDSGELVKIIDFNHPLTLLDLQLIKDELDKRPEEDRDIVVICLGRETKVDSWVEEWNKKQPHKDARTSKRMRQFVVFDLKDKNFVSYEPSKAEVEITRAGKDKDKVKIKVVSFISPSIIKRLELEPGLLQKKIPDFRSMIDVVLVDTNYDNEVFKIGFSDVPEKQSDLVKGEYELEITEKPSKVAVKIIDMLGEEVLVTKEV; encoded by the coding sequence ATGACAAATGACACAAACAAAAAAATAAAAATCGGCACACCTAACGGCAGACCTATGCTAACATGGGTGAATAAAAGGCCGTTAGAATCGGTTACAGGTTATCCGACACAACTCACCGAGAGCTTTGGAGACAAAGAAGCGCTCAAAGTGCCTGAATACGGCAAGCTAGAAAAGAACTGGCACAACCTTCTCTTTCATGGCGATAACAAAGAAGTGCTCGCCTCTCTCTTGGAGTTAGGTTTCAGAGGCAAGGTTGATCTGATTTATATCGATCCTCCCTTTGCGAGCAATAAAGATTACATGCGCAAGGTTGAGCTAAGGGGTTTGAAAAGCCTAGGGAGACTAGAAGAGGATAGTGAATCGATTATCCAACAAACAATGTATGAAGATATTTGGAAGAGAGATGAATACTTCCAATTTATTTATGAGAGGCTAATTCTCCTCAAAGAACTGCTCGCCGAAACAGGCAGTATTTATGTCCACCTTGATTATCGCATGGTTCACTACATCAAAGTATTACTTGACGAAATCTTTGGAGAGGATGGCTTAAAGGCTGAAATTATCTGGAACTATGAAACAGGCGGTGTAAACAAAAATGAATATGGGAAAAAACATGACAGCATACTCTTTTACACAAAGAGCGACAAGTTCACATTCAATGCGCAAGATATTCTTGAAAAAAGAGGAGAAGAAGTATTAAGACGACTTGCTACAGGTGTCGAATCAGCAACTAGGGCTAAGAACGAATTAAGGTTGCCAACTGATGTGTGGAGAATCCCTGCAATAAATGCAATGGCCTTGGAAAGGATGGACTATGCCACACAAAAACCAGAGGCGCTTCTAGAAAAAATTATTAAAGCTTCTTCTGATCAAGGAGATCTGGTAATGGACTGTTTTATTGGCTCTGGCACAACTTGTGCAGTAGCTCAAAAGCTCGCTAGACGATGGATTGGCGTCGATGTCAACAAAGGCGCTATCCAAGTAACTAGCAAAAGATTGCAGAAGATTATCAAGGAACAACAGAAAAAACTTATTGACGGACAAATTAGTAAAGCATTGGGGATCTATAAAGTTAACAACTATGACCTGAGAATCCTCAAGACTGAAGCCAAAGAGCTAGCAATCCAACAATATGGAATCACCAGAACAAAAACAGAGACATTCTTTGATGGTTTAAGAGATAGTGGCGAACTGGTAAAAATCATAGACTTCAATCACCCGCTCACACTTCTTGACCTGCAGCTTATCAAGGACGAACTCGATAAACGACCAGAAGAAGACAGAGATATCGTTGTAATTTGTCTAGGAAGAGAGACAAAAGTCGATTCCTGGGTTGAGGAATGGAATAAAAAACAACCTCATAAAGACGCACGCACCAGTAAGCGCATGAGGCAGTTCGTTGTCTTTGATCTTAAGGACAAGAACTTTGTCAGCTACGAACCCTCAAAAGCTGAAGTCGAGATTACTAGAGCGGGTAAAGATAAAGATAAAGTTAAAATCAAGGTTGTCTCTTTTATCTCCCCTTCCATAATCAAACGCTTGGAACTTGAACCAGGACTACTGCAAAAAAAGATTCCAGACTTCAGATCAATGATCGATGTCGTTTTGGTAGATACAAACTATGACAACGAAGTGTTCAAGATTGGCTTCTCTGATGTCCCAGAGAAACAGAGCGACCTGGTCAAGGGAGAATACGAGCTTGAGATAACAGAAAAACCATCCAAAGTGGCAGTCAAAATCATTGACATGTTAGGAGAAGAAGTCTTGGTTACCAAAGAAGTGTAA